A portion of the Lysinibacillus timonensis genome contains these proteins:
- a CDS encoding S-layer homology domain-containing protein, whose translation MKKIIKALSTVGLASTLLFTNGVSASTSVHYQDVKPTDNFYKSVEYLLEKNAISKTLPNFRPYDNITRGQFASIIAKVMGLSTKSQHIYVDVPTSHQFYPYVQMVVAKGLMSGKTNKEFGLNDSLTRGQMAGILASYFRLPLISAEEYKDRGGKKSDIFDGTQFKGTWGQHIATLETLGVMSGYTDGTYKQNKAMNRSQFANMIRLLDNDFITIHKYDIAISMSSTKDLEVSAEDILKELRSLENENVLKLKDTFTEYYYHYTEGTEYGYEEPDKELVDTYIFSVMQEGEIVFDDLNIRMIVERHESNYLSNYYTIKLEKLEEGETTSTSDTATK comes from the coding sequence TTGAAAAAAATAATAAAAGCATTAAGTACAGTCGGTTTAGCGTCTACATTACTATTTACAAATGGGGTATCCGCGTCAACATCTGTACATTATCAAGATGTAAAACCAACAGATAATTTCTATAAATCAGTTGAATATCTATTAGAAAAAAATGCGATTAGTAAAACATTGCCAAATTTTAGACCTTACGACAATATTACTCGTGGTCAATTCGCTAGTATTATTGCTAAAGTTATGGGCTTGTCTACGAAATCTCAACATATTTATGTAGATGTTCCAACATCACATCAATTCTATCCATATGTTCAAATGGTGGTTGCAAAGGGTTTAATGAGTGGTAAAACGAATAAAGAGTTCGGTTTAAATGATTCATTAACTCGTGGTCAAATGGCAGGTATTTTAGCTTCATACTTTAGACTACCTTTAATTAGTGCTGAAGAATATAAAGATCGTGGGGGAAAAAAATCAGATATATTTGATGGAACCCAGTTTAAAGGTACTTGGGGCCAACATATAGCAACACTTGAAACCCTAGGTGTTATGAGTGGTTACACTGATGGTACTTATAAACAAAATAAGGCAATGAATCGTTCGCAATTTGCCAATATGATTCGTCTATTAGACAACGATTTTATTACCATTCATAAATACGACATTGCAATTAGTATGTCCTCTACTAAAGACCTAGAAGTATCTGCAGAAGATATTTTGAAAGAACTTAGATCACTAGAAAACGAAAATGTACTTAAACTAAAAGATACCTTTACTGAATACTATTATCACTATACTGAAGGCACAGAATATGGTTACGAAGAACCTGATAAGGAACTAGTTGACACTTATATATTCAGCGTGATGCAAGAAGGGGAAATTGTATTCGATGATTTAAACATTAGAATGATTGTTGAAAGACACGAATCAAACTATTTAAGTAATTACTACACTATTAAGTTAGAAAAATTAGAAGAAGGAGAAACAACTTCTACTAGTGATACTGCGACAAAATAA
- a CDS encoding iron ABC transporter permease, protein MSHKSTPHKKRIDLHVPQHFKLILIIGFILLITTIIASLLLGARVVSFQELIDGLFYQNEDSYGAIVVQKRISRTIFSLCCGVALAIAGVLMQTVTRNALADPSILGVNTGASLFVLCGIAFFNITTAGQYIWLALLGAAITAVFVFAIGSMGRGGATPIKLVLAGAATSAALSSLVTAIMIPSTYAMDQFRFWQVGSVGSGSWESIQIFLPFLIIGVLIAFLTAPALNALALGDDVATGLGVRPGFLRVFAICAGVILCGVTTALAGPIGFIGLLATHAMRLIIGPDLRFLIPMSALAGAIILTFSDVVGRLIGSPGELEVGIITAFIGAPILILIAKRSKVRSL, encoded by the coding sequence TTGAGCCATAAATCCACTCCTCATAAGAAGCGAATAGATCTACATGTACCGCAGCACTTTAAATTGATATTAATAATAGGGTTTATTTTATTAATTACCACAATTATTGCTTCTCTTCTATTAGGTGCTAGGGTAGTCAGTTTCCAAGAGTTAATAGATGGGTTATTTTATCAAAATGAAGATTCTTATGGAGCGATTGTAGTCCAAAAAAGGATATCACGTACAATATTTAGTTTATGCTGTGGTGTCGCATTAGCAATTGCGGGTGTTCTTATGCAAACTGTCACTCGTAACGCCCTCGCCGACCCGAGTATCCTAGGTGTGAATACGGGTGCTTCATTATTTGTATTATGTGGAATTGCGTTTTTTAACATTACTACAGCAGGTCAGTATATTTGGTTAGCTTTACTCGGAGCAGCTATAACAGCAGTCTTCGTGTTTGCAATAGGTTCTATGGGACGCGGAGGTGCTACACCGATAAAACTAGTATTGGCTGGAGCTGCAACAAGTGCAGCTCTTTCTTCACTAGTAACGGCAATTATGATTCCAAGTACATATGCAATGGATCAATTTAGATTTTGGCAAGTAGGAAGTGTTGGTTCTGGATCATGGGAATCGATTCAAATCTTTCTTCCTTTTCTAATCATTGGGGTATTGATCGCTTTCTTAACGGCACCTGCTTTAAATGCATTAGCACTAGGTGATGATGTGGCAACGGGATTAGGTGTACGACCAGGTTTCCTCCGGGTATTTGCCATATGTGCAGGAGTCATTTTATGTGGAGTAACAACCGCTTTAGCGGGACCAATTGGTTTTATTGGACTTTTAGCTACCCATGCGATGCGTTTAATTATCGGACCAGATTTGCGTTTCCTAATCCCAATGTCTGCATTAGCAGGAGCGATTATATTAACGTTTTCGGATGTGGTAGGTAGACTTATTGGAAGTCCTGGAGAACTTGAAGTAGGTATTATTACAGCGTTTATAGGTGCACCAATCCTCATCCTGATCGCGAAGAGATCGAAGGTGAGGTCATTATGA
- a CDS encoding methyl-accepting chemotaxis protein, which produces MKLLKNLNIFKKLLVIIIVSALALVSVGMLGVNYIRVMEKGSNVMFQENLLPLSQVMQIRINARASDAYTLELLATEDPKRNNELVSEITSAWDEIDGLISEIEAAHLQNDELELINQYKEQAAVLSEKRNRVIELALENNNEEAYSLYTEEVETNRALVNDTLKQLQKANITHAESINNLNRKTSEEIVIFVSMIVIISLILLVILSTIIARMIVKPIKEVKNLIFEAENGNFTVKGSYHSTDEIGELTVSFNNMTNTLQSVFRTVQDSSQQVASASEQLSASAEENSSASEHINVTVQELSSGTDEQVLKIDHSTKVITDISNHTKTIANHTEKITEDVQHASAMSLEGNRAIQKVNEQMNSIYENVNSLSNAVKSLNERSNEIGQITNVITGISAQTNLLALNAAIEAARAGEHGKGFAVVADEVRKLAEESTNSTEKISELIQLIQKDTDVTLQTMEKAALEVNSGLKIVHVAGDSFHKIEQAVNGVVSQIEEISDSLKQLTTGADNVNDSIQSVSDVANESAMITKNIFAATEEQLASMEEISSSSQLLAKLADELQVILKRFKI; this is translated from the coding sequence TTGAAACTACTTAAAAATCTAAACATATTCAAAAAGTTACTAGTAATTATCATTGTAAGTGCATTGGCGTTAGTGTCCGTAGGAATGTTAGGTGTAAACTACATTAGAGTTATGGAAAAGGGATCAAATGTTATGTTCCAAGAAAATTTACTACCCTTAAGCCAAGTGATGCAAATTCGAATAAATGCAAGAGCAAGTGATGCATATACTCTAGAACTGTTAGCAACAGAGGACCCAAAAAGGAATAATGAACTTGTTAGTGAGATTACATCTGCTTGGGATGAAATTGATGGATTAATTTCTGAAATTGAAGCGGCTCACTTGCAAAATGATGAATTAGAATTAATTAATCAGTATAAGGAACAAGCTGCGGTATTGAGTGAAAAAAGAAATAGAGTAATTGAGCTTGCGCTTGAAAATAACAATGAAGAGGCATATTCTCTATATACAGAAGAGGTTGAAACCAATAGAGCATTGGTTAATGATACATTAAAGCAACTTCAGAAGGCGAATATTACACATGCAGAATCAATCAATAATTTAAATAGAAAAACAAGTGAAGAAATTGTTATCTTTGTCTCTATGATTGTTATTATTTCTCTTATTCTATTAGTCATTTTAAGTACAATAATCGCTCGTATGATTGTAAAACCAATAAAAGAAGTTAAAAACTTAATTTTTGAAGCTGAAAACGGTAATTTTACAGTTAAAGGTAGTTACCATTCTACAGACGAAATCGGTGAACTTACAGTTTCCTTTAATAATATGACCAACACATTGCAATCAGTGTTTAGAACTGTACAAGACTCTTCTCAGCAAGTAGCATCTGCCTCTGAACAGTTAAGTGCGAGTGCCGAGGAAAATAGTAGTGCAAGTGAACATATTAATGTAACGGTTCAGGAGCTATCATCTGGTACTGATGAACAAGTTCTGAAAATTGACCATAGTACTAAAGTTATTACAGATATATCTAACCACACAAAAACAATTGCAAATCATACGGAAAAAATAACAGAAGACGTACAACATGCATCAGCAATGTCCCTCGAAGGGAACAGAGCTATTCAAAAAGTAAATGAACAAATGAATTCCATTTATGAAAATGTAAATAGTCTTTCAAATGCAGTAAAGAGCTTAAACGAGCGTTCTAATGAAATCGGCCAGATTACAAATGTGATAACAGGGATCTCAGCTCAAACAAATTTGTTAGCATTAAACGCAGCAATTGAGGCAGCTAGGGCTGGTGAACATGGTAAAGGATTTGCCGTAGTTGCTGACGAAGTTAGAAAACTTGCAGAAGAATCAACCAATTCAACAGAAAAAATTTCAGAGCTTATCCAGCTAATCCAAAAAGATACAGATGTCACATTACAAACGATGGAGAAAGCGGCTTTGGAGGTTAATTCTGGACTTAAAATTGTTCATGTGGCGGGAGATTCTTTCCACAAAATTGAACAAGCAGTAAATGGAGTCGTCTCTCAAATCGAAGAAATTTCAGATTCCTTAAAACAACTTACAACTGGTGCAGATAACGTTAATGATTCTATCCAAAGTGTAAGTGACGTTGCGAATGAATCAGCCATGATTACGAAAAATATCTTTGCTGCTACTGAGGAACAATTAGCATCAATGGAGGAAATTTCTTCCTCGTCGCAATTACTTGCAAAATTAGCGGATGAGCTACAAGTTATATTAAAAAGGTTTAAGATTTAG
- a CDS encoding iron-siderophore ABC transporter substrate-binding protein, giving the protein MRNKKSFLLLLMMSIIAIFALIGCSSNSSTEVKQESESKSSTETNTDSQYPITIEHALGEAVIKSKPERVVTIQWGNQDVALALGIVPVGFSAANFGVQDDSGLLPWTKEKLEELGETNPNVFQDTDGLDFEAISDAKPDVILAAYSGITLEDYETLSQIAPVVAYPTAPWTTTWREQVQLNALGMGMAEEGAQLIKDIEDLVAEKLSAYPQIEGKKVVWVNFSAKDLSQLHIYTPIDSRVSFLEELGLSYPESIMELITDPTSYSLKLSTENVEALFDADLIVGYGDDALYETIKADPLLGKIPAVERGSVAFITSDTPLVAAGTPNPLSIAYTIDEYLELIGEAIDKIEP; this is encoded by the coding sequence ATGCGAAATAAAAAATCATTTTTACTACTGTTAATGATGTCAATTATTGCAATTTTTGCATTAATAGGCTGCTCTAGTAACTCTTCAACTGAAGTGAAACAGGAGAGCGAGTCAAAGAGTTCAACTGAAACAAATACAGATTCCCAATACCCAATTACGATTGAACATGCATTAGGGGAGGCCGTAATTAAAAGCAAACCTGAACGTGTTGTAACGATTCAATGGGGAAATCAAGATGTAGCTTTAGCTCTTGGTATAGTGCCAGTAGGTTTCTCTGCTGCGAATTTTGGTGTACAAGATGATAGTGGTTTACTACCATGGACAAAAGAAAAATTAGAGGAACTTGGTGAGACTAATCCAAACGTTTTCCAAGATACAGATGGGTTAGATTTTGAAGCAATTTCAGATGCTAAACCGGATGTAATTCTTGCTGCGTACTCTGGTATTACACTAGAAGATTATGAAACACTATCACAAATTGCGCCAGTTGTTGCTTACCCAACGGCACCTTGGACGACTACTTGGCGTGAGCAAGTACAATTAAATGCGTTAGGTATGGGAATGGCAGAAGAAGGAGCGCAATTAATTAAAGATATCGAAGATTTAGTTGCTGAAAAACTTAGCGCTTATCCTCAAATTGAAGGGAAGAAAGTAGTGTGGGTTAACTTCTCAGCAAAAGATTTATCACAGTTACATATATATACTCCAATTGACTCTCGTGTGTCATTTTTAGAAGAATTAGGTTTAAGTTATCCTGAAAGTATAATGGAATTAATTACAGATCCGACGAGTTACTCATTAAAGTTAAGTACAGAAAATGTTGAAGCATTATTCGATGCTGATTTAATTGTCGGCTATGGTGATGATGCACTTTACGAAACAATTAAAGCGGACCCTTTACTTGGGAAAATACCAGCAGTAGAGCGAGGTTCTGTGGCATTTATTACAAGTGATACGCCACTTGTCGCAGCAGGAACTCCAAACCCATTATCAATCGCTTATACGATTGATGAATATTTAGAATTAATTGGTGAGGCAATTGATAAAATTGAGCCATAA
- a CDS encoding iron chelate uptake ABC transporter family permease subunit encodes MKNQESNMNIIRHGIRQRKRRHLIVTSILAVLAVVLSCAMLLLGNTIYPVDVVIRSLLGEDIAGANFAINTLRLPRMMTGLFSGFAFGIAGYIFQTMLRNPLANPNILGITSGSSVAAVFCITVLHLSNTAISIAAVIGGLITVIAMYFLSRGRSFSIGRLIIIGIGLQAMLDAVISYLILKSAQQDIGVAMRWLSGSLNGSKMDEVLPLILVVVIFTPILLYFGKHLSLLELGEQMATSLGVSTDKVRIILIMSSVLIIAIATATTGPIAFVSFLAGPIANRLVGHHSSNILPAGLVGANLVLLADLIGQFAFEYRFPVGVITGILGAPYLIYLLIRMNRKGEL; translated from the coding sequence ATGAAAAATCAAGAAAGCAATATGAATATAATTAGGCATGGTATACGTCAAAGAAAAAGACGTCATCTTATTGTGACCTCGATATTAGCTGTGCTAGCAGTGGTGCTTAGTTGTGCAATGCTACTATTAGGGAACACTATTTATCCAGTAGATGTCGTGATTCGATCATTATTGGGAGAAGATATTGCAGGTGCTAACTTTGCCATTAATACGCTGCGACTACCGCGTATGATGACAGGTTTATTTTCTGGATTTGCCTTTGGAATAGCGGGTTACATTTTTCAAACAATGTTGAGGAATCCACTAGCGAATCCAAATATATTAGGGATTACTTCTGGCTCAAGTGTAGCAGCTGTTTTTTGTATCACCGTCTTACACTTAAGTAATACCGCAATATCTATTGCAGCGGTTATCGGCGGATTAATTACGGTTATTGCGATGTATTTTTTATCCCGTGGTCGTTCATTTTCAATTGGTCGTCTAATTATTATTGGGATTGGCTTACAAGCAATGTTAGATGCGGTGATTTCATATTTAATATTGAAAAGTGCTCAGCAAGATATCGGCGTAGCGATGAGATGGTTAAGTGGAAGTCTGAATGGTTCCAAAATGGATGAAGTACTTCCTTTAATTCTAGTGGTGGTCATTTTTACACCTATTCTACTATATTTCGGTAAGCATTTAAGTTTACTAGAATTAGGGGAGCAAATGGCGACGTCACTAGGTGTATCAACAGATAAAGTACGAATTATTTTAATTATGAGTTCCGTCTTAATTATTGCCATTGCAACCGCAACTACAGGACCTATTGCATTTGTTTCATTTTTAGCGGGTCCAATCGCGAATCGTTTAGTTGGTCATCACTCGTCAAACATTCTCCCTGCAGGTTTAGTCGGTGCAAATTTGGTTTTATTAGCAGATTTAATAGGACAGTTTGCCTTTGAATATAGATTTCCAGTAGGAGTTATTACAGGAATACTCGGGGCACCGTATTTAATTTACTTACTAATCCGAATGAACCGAAAGGGAGAATTATAA
- a CDS encoding TetR/AcrR family transcriptional regulator has protein sequence MKKQIQETVLELIVEKGLKFTVHDIAKRQGISKRTIYEHFNSKQHIIEMIVDEAIEEVKQREQLIFQEKEWSYEQKLKAILLIVPSGLRFGDTKLLEQMKRFAPNEWVKIDHLLREEWQTVRQIIELGIQEGEFRPLNVPSVIQILRGASMAVFDPDFHTHASHSLSEALTTIVDVVLHGMTRRKE, from the coding sequence TTGAAGAAGCAAATACAAGAAACAGTACTAGAGCTAATTGTAGAAAAAGGATTGAAGTTTACGGTTCATGATATTGCTAAAAGGCAAGGGATTAGTAAAAGAACGATCTATGAGCATTTCAATTCGAAACAACACATTATAGAAATGATTGTCGATGAAGCAATTGAAGAAGTAAAACAACGTGAACAATTAATCTTTCAAGAAAAAGAGTGGAGCTACGAACAAAAATTAAAAGCGATATTATTAATTGTTCCAAGTGGATTACGCTTTGGAGATACAAAACTATTAGAACAAATGAAACGTTTTGCTCCGAATGAGTGGGTAAAAATTGATCATCTTCTTCGAGAAGAGTGGCAGACTGTTCGACAGATTATCGAGCTGGGTATTCAAGAAGGGGAGTTTCGTCCACTAAATGTTCCAAGTGTTATACAAATCTTAAGAGGGGCATCTATGGCCGTATTCGATCCGGACTTTCATACACATGCTTCTCACTCATTGTCGGAAGCCTTAACAACTATAGTAGATGTTGTATTACATGGAATGACTCGTAGAAAGGAGTAA
- a CDS encoding diguanylate cyclase, whose protein sequence is MKIQYENLSQLRRAIYLWILPFFILTILISFLFEYQLDQIDMDLLVLTVPLFVWLTICWFAIYKRFFILLFEYINLLFTGFYHLMVFNGSIVSQMIPGHDYDFGVFIVWLPLYIIIIFITLQNWHRLFFSVGFIGITLCIGFYYREELPAGAIPPIIQYIVAQVVYVIVLYFIQYILKAFVERDILYKIAYTDTLTGIANRLQFNKWLENQMKKAEQQNTTFSIIFLDIDHFKKINDTFGHKVGDLVLIELAELVKENLSESDFFARWGGEEFIILTTRAGEEAFGMAEQIREKIELHQFTTVVHVTASFGVTLFRIGETMDSVLIRADKGLYLAKQKGRNQVYQMD, encoded by the coding sequence ATGAAAATACAATATGAAAATCTCTCGCAATTAAGAAGGGCAATCTATCTATGGATTTTGCCATTTTTTATTTTGACGATACTTATTAGTTTCCTTTTTGAGTACCAATTGGATCAAATAGACATGGATCTTTTAGTCCTTACTGTCCCTCTGTTTGTCTGGCTTACAATATGTTGGTTCGCTATTTACAAGCGTTTTTTTATACTACTATTCGAGTATATTAATCTGTTATTCACCGGTTTTTATCATTTAATGGTGTTTAACGGATCGATTGTGAGTCAGATGATACCAGGACATGATTATGACTTTGGTGTCTTTATTGTTTGGCTGCCATTATATATCATTATAATTTTTATTACCTTACAGAATTGGCATCGTTTATTTTTTTCAGTAGGGTTTATTGGAATTACACTATGTATAGGGTTTTACTATCGGGAGGAACTCCCGGCAGGAGCTATCCCACCCATTATCCAATATATTGTGGCTCAAGTTGTGTATGTGATTGTCTTATATTTTATTCAATACATTTTGAAGGCTTTTGTTGAAAGAGACATCCTTTATAAAATTGCATACACTGATACGCTGACAGGAATCGCGAATCGCCTTCAATTCAACAAATGGCTTGAGAATCAAATGAAAAAAGCTGAACAACAAAATACAACCTTTTCTATTATCTTTTTAGATATAGATCACTTTAAAAAGATTAATGATACCTTTGGTCATAAGGTTGGTGATTTAGTACTCATTGAACTTGCTGAACTGGTGAAAGAAAATTTATCCGAGAGCGATTTCTTTGCACGCTGGGGTGGCGAGGAATTCATCATTCTGACAACACGTGCGGGTGAGGAGGCTTTCGGAATGGCTGAACAGATTAGAGAAAAGATTGAATTACATCAATTTACAACGGTAGTTCATGTAACAGCGAGTTTTGGTGTTACTTTATTTCGTATAGGAGAAACCATGGATTCGGTGTTAATTCGTGCGGATAAAGGGCTTTACTTAGCAAAACAAAAGGGAAGAAATCAAGTATACCAAATGGATTAA
- a CDS encoding ABC transporter ATP-binding protein has product MSNTHIFRTNELYSGYDHKTIIHGINLTIPKNKISVIIGANGSGKSTLLKTMAKLIKPSQGDVTLDGKAITKYPPKQLARILGLLPQAPVVPDGITVADLVGRGRFPHQSLFSGWTKKDYEAVEEAMAFMNITEFANRDIDELSGGQRQRVWIAMALAQQTDILLLDEPTTFLDITYQVEILDLLTNLNHKYGTTIVMVLHDINLSARYADYLFAVKEGKLLAEGTPNEVITSELVKSVFDLNCVVIPDPVSGTPLVIPKGRYHVVEND; this is encoded by the coding sequence ATGAGCAATACACACATCTTTCGAACAAATGAGCTGTACTCAGGATATGATCATAAAACAATCATTCATGGTATAAATCTTACAATTCCAAAAAATAAAATAAGCGTTATTATTGGTGCGAACGGTAGCGGAAAGTCTACACTGTTAAAAACAATGGCCAAACTGATTAAGCCTTCTCAAGGTGATGTGACCTTAGATGGCAAAGCAATTACAAAATACCCGCCAAAGCAATTGGCACGCATTTTAGGTTTGCTTCCTCAGGCTCCCGTCGTTCCAGATGGTATAACGGTTGCGGATTTAGTTGGACGTGGCAGATTTCCACATCAATCACTATTTAGTGGTTGGACGAAAAAAGATTATGAAGCCGTAGAAGAAGCGATGGCTTTTATGAATATTACAGAATTTGCCAATCGTGATATAGATGAGCTTTCAGGAGGGCAAAGACAAAGAGTTTGGATTGCGATGGCATTGGCCCAACAAACGGATATTTTACTACTAGATGAACCAACAACATTTTTAGATATTACGTATCAGGTTGAAATATTAGATCTACTTACTAATTTAAATCACAAGTATGGTACTACCATTGTAATGGTATTACACGATATTAATTTATCAGCACGTTATGCAGATTACCTTTTTGCCGTAAAAGAAGGGAAATTACTCGCAGAAGGAACGCCAAATGAAGTGATAACAAGTGAATTAGTAAAGTCTGTTTTTGATTTAAACTGCGTTGTCATTCCAGATCCCGTATCGGGTACGCCACTAGTTATCCCGAAAGGCCGTTATCATGTGGTAGAGAACGATTGA
- a CDS encoding NAD(P)/FAD-dependent oxidoreductase, whose product MDLFDITIIGGGPAGLYSAFYSGLRNMKTKIIEVQPVLGGKVNIYPEKILWDVGGQPPMQAQLFVKNLINQANTFSPTICLNTKVEQIEKQGDIFAITTDLGEVHYSKTIVVAVGGGILNPIKLEVEGAEKYEMSNLHYTILGLERFRNKTVLVSGGGNGAIDWAVELLFVAKEVIVIYRKEQLSAHESQVEKLKAHGVQIMLNAEIQSVVSNDSKTAIEEVIIAQNGKTHHVKVDDVLISHGYNREVSLAFADDIQPKRKDDYYLVSQGQCKTTVPGIFGAGDIISYEDKVNLLVGTFQDAVLAVNNAKMYIDPNANQYGMVSSHNEKFAERNKELLEELFCKTEDSHQ is encoded by the coding sequence ATGGATTTATTTGATATAACGATCATTGGTGGCGGGCCTGCTGGATTATATAGTGCTTTTTATAGTGGTTTACGTAATATGAAAACAAAAATAATAGAGGTTCAGCCTGTCTTAGGTGGCAAGGTGAATATATATCCTGAGAAGATATTGTGGGATGTTGGTGGTCAACCACCAATGCAAGCACAGTTATTTGTTAAAAACCTAATTAATCAAGCTAATACATTTTCACCAACGATTTGTTTGAATACGAAAGTAGAACAAATAGAAAAACAAGGGGATATTTTCGCCATCACTACTGATTTGGGAGAAGTCCATTATTCAAAAACAATTGTTGTAGCAGTAGGTGGAGGTATTTTGAATCCAATTAAACTTGAAGTTGAAGGTGCGGAAAAATATGAAATGTCTAACCTACATTATACCATTTTAGGGTTGGAACGTTTCCGTAACAAAACAGTTCTTGTCTCAGGTGGGGGAAATGGAGCAATTGATTGGGCTGTAGAACTGTTATTCGTAGCAAAAGAAGTAATTGTCATTTATCGTAAGGAGCAATTATCTGCTCATGAATCGCAAGTGGAAAAGCTAAAAGCACATGGTGTACAAATTATGCTTAATGCAGAGATTCAATCAGTCGTATCAAATGATAGCAAAACGGCTATTGAGGAAGTCATAATTGCACAAAATGGCAAGACACATCATGTAAAGGTTGATGATGTTTTAATTAGCCATGGCTACAATCGTGAAGTATCGTTAGCATTTGCCGATGATATTCAACCAAAACGTAAAGATGACTATTATTTAGTAAGTCAGGGGCAATGTAAAACTACTGTACCTGGAATTTTTGGAGCGGGAGATATTATTTCTTATGAAGATAAAGTGAATCTATTAGTTGGAACTTTTCAAGATGCAGTACTGGCAGTCAATAATGCAAAAATGTATATCGATCCAAATGCAAATCAATACGGAATGGTCTCTTCCCACAATGAAAAATTCGCTGAGAGAAATAAGGAGCTTTTAGAAGAATTATTTTGCAAAACGGAAGATAGTCATCAGTAA